A segment of the Phoenix dactylifera cultivar Barhee BC4 chromosome 15, palm_55x_up_171113_PBpolish2nd_filt_p, whole genome shotgun sequence genome:
aaatatttcacataacttttctagaaaaataaatgctCAACCAAACATGAGCTGCTCTAGAATGTATAATTTTTTCATGGTcaatcaaacatgccaaaactattttttcaggTATCAGCTTTCTAGAAATtagcttttcaaaaaaaaatatttcgataagaaaaaattctttccgcgAAGCAAACAAGCCCTCAATTCTTCCAATCTTGTCCTCGTACCCTATCTCCTGGCATCATTTTATGAGAGCAATTTTCTCCATCCACTGTGCTTTCACTTCAAAATTGTTTTAGAGAGTAGAAATAAATATGTGTCCAGGAGTGTAATGTTATCTCTTCTACTGGGTTTTCAAATAATAAATCCTCATGTGGCATGAGATCGATTTTGAGGTTGGAGCATAAAAACTTGATGCTAGTAAATTTCCTTCGAGCATTGTAATTTGCATCATGCTCCAATACGAACATCAAATTAGCAAATTTGCTAAAAGAAAATGCTTTAAAATTATGCAGATTTCTGTACTGATTTCATGAAAATAGAGCAAGGGAAAATCGTATTTGTAATGCAAAGTCTTTCTATAAGACTTGTCAATTGTGATTTATTCTCCAAGTAATGATGATTGATGATCTTCCAAACTCCAAAATATGAATATGTCCGTAATGCTACATCTTCTTAGTTTCAAATTCTTAATTAATTCTTAAAAGATTTTCAGAGTGTAGAATTGTTGAGTGTAAAGAGATAAAGACTtaactttatttattttattcaatgTAATCAATACCATTCAGATTAACCAatctataaatataaataaagagCTCATATTACAATCTTATCATTATCAAATAATTATGATAGGCTCGATGCTTGCATCACCACTGCTAAAATGCCACCATCCCCTTATCGACTCAAATAAACGCTTCGAGTATTATGGCATTATAGCATCACCTAGTCGTGTTCCGAAGAATTAAATTGTTCTCCAGAGAATCACTACAAAATAATTTGGAAGAGCAGGAGCCTTAGGAATCTAATCCCACTTTCAATGTTTGGTGCTATCTACCATCTTTGAAGCTTAAACAAATGACATGATGCGTCATTTATATCAATTGgtcatctctttctctctaaGTGTCATGCTGCTGTTGTAGTTTGATCATGTCTCCTATGGAGTGGGAGCTGAAGCACTATTATAGTTAAGTCAGTTCATGAACTTAAGCATTATTATGGAATCATGTCCTTTACAAGCTAGATTTCAAGTTTTTTATAGGATGGCAACTGTCATGTGCTACTAAGTGGAGACCATAAGAATCTTGATGACATGTTAACATGGCAACAGTTTCACCTGTCCATCTCTAGATTAAATCACTAGTCTTCTGAATGTTATCACACCCAGTGCCCTGGTTTGTGAACACAGTTCATATCTCTACTCAACCAGATTATTTCTGCCCTTGACAACACCAGCAAGCGATTCTAAGGTGTTCGCTCAAACTATGACCAAATCTGCTAGCCTTCTCGATGCAGTCCCCTAAGATGTCCTACAAAAAGTCGCCTTCATTAAATATCCTCTCGAAGTGTCTTCGATTAGAATAAATACTAATCAGATGCTAGCTTGGTTTATGTATGAATTTTGCATGCAAACTTGCTTTAAGAACATCAGAATCTGACGTTTGATCACCTTTGCATATGTAAATGGCATGAACTTAACGATAAACAAGTGAGGTGGTGTAATATCTTGTTGATGCTGCACTAAGTTTTCAGTTAAAAAGTTTAATCTCTTGGTTCAGTAAAATTGTCATTCAGCAGAGGTGAAAAATATGGCTTCTTTAGTATTGGTCTCTCTATTTATCAATGAGGAGCCTTTCAGTCCTAGCCACAATGGCAAAATGGCCTGTAACAAAGACAAAGGCTGTAATTAAGGGATTCTGAAACTTTTGTCATTGATAGGCCCAGTAGCCATGTTAGAAACTAGTAATGGTAAAGTCAATTTAAATTGTCACCGCTCTTCATGAGGCGCACAAGACTGACAGAAGCTTGGTAAAATAACATCATCTGCTTTGATCTTTATTATTCTATATCTAAATTTTAAATTGAAGCTCCTTATCTCTGGATATATCCTTTAgttgtttattatattttaaaccaAACTAAGCTTGGGCTTTTCAAAACCAACATATCATGGTACAATTGAGTACTATTAATTAGTCAGACCAATAATTCTAGCTTTCTAATACTTTATTCAGCTTCTCCTGTTCCCCCTACTTAACCAATTAAATAGTCCATACCCTTCAAAATAGGTGCATGCCAGCTTGACTTCACCCAAATAATCAACCGGAAGACCAACTCCAACAAGATTAAGTCTGTCCCTTACCTCATTAGCAGTGCCTTGAATTGGTGCTGCACTCCACCCAAAGCATTCTTAGTCTTCAAGTCACCAAAATAACCTAAAAATTTCCAGCAATCTATGTTACAATTGAGATGCTTTGCCACAAGGAAACACCTAGGAACTCTCAATCCAACACATGCAACCCCAAAGCCTGCCCCCTGAGATTTAAACTATTCCCCAGCTTCCATGCCCTAATGAAAGCAGGCAGCCAAATCTATGCGAGCTGCCCCAATCTCCATACAGCTTATTAAGATAGACCAAAgtcacaagaaaaaagaaagatgctGTGGTCCATCACCCATCATTAATCTCCCAAGAAAAGCTGAAGTGGGACCTCCCCATATACCAACTTTCTTCTGCACCCCCTGGCTAGTTCATGCACCCAACTCCCCTATATATACCTTCCCCTTTCCTCAGCACCATCACCACCTCCAAATCCAATTCAAGAATAACAGcaatcctctcctcctcctcctccaatggcTTACTTCCTTTCAAACAAAATAGCTCCTTTTCTGCTCCTACTCTTGGTTGGCTTTGCAGATGAAAGCTGTGGGTCCAGAAAGCTAGCCTCTCTATACCAACCACCTCCAAGCCTCCTCACATACCACAAAGGCGCCTTGCTCCAAGGGAACATCCCCATCTCCATACTTTGGTATGGGAATTTCACCCCGGCCCAAAAGGCTATCATCTCCgacttcctcctctccctcacTCCCCAACCTCACCAAGAACCAACCTCCACAACCACCACACCCTCTGTTTCTAAATGGTGGAACGCCGTCGACAGCTTACTGCAGAGAGCTGGAAAGAAGAAGACACACATGTCCTTGGCCAACCAAATCTCCGACGAGCACTGTTCCATCGGCAAACTGCTCAAAAGTTCTCAGCTACCCGAGCTGGCTTCGAAAGCCAACCCCACGAAAGCTGGGGTGGCATTAGTCCTGACCGCAGAGGACGTCGCGGTGGAGGGCTTCTGCATGAGCTCCTGCGGATCTCATGGCTCGCTCGCCGGCCCCGGCGCGGCCTACGTTTGGGTGGGGAATTCGGCAAGCCAGTGCCCTGGCCAGTGCGCGTGGCCTTTCCACCAGCCGGTGTACGGGCCGCAGGGGCCGCCACTCGTGGCCCCAAACGGCGACGTTGGGGCTGATGGCATGGTCATCAACATCGCTACGTTGTTGGCTGGGACGGTCACCAACCCGTTCGGGGATGGGTATTTCCAAGGGGATGCCGGGGCCCCGCTCGAGGCCGGCGCGGCGTGCCGAGGGGTCTACGGCAAGGGGGCTTACCCAGGCTACGCCGGAGAGCTGCCGGTGGACGCCGGCACCGGAGGGAGCTACAACGCGGAGGGGGTGAATGGAAGGAAGTATTTGGTTCCGGCAATGTTGGACCCTGCCACCTCTTCTTGCTCTCCTATTGTGTGATTGGCAGTTGTTCCCTttgtacatgcatgcatacaacTAATAAACACTTCAGTAGATTTTTGATTGGAATgatgagaagaaaaaggaattgCCAAGTGccaggagtgaaacaataatttTGAAGAGTTGATTAACTCTCCTCAATTCAAAAATTATCTGGGAAATATTTCAAAAGTTCCAAAAGATTTcacaatatttaattttttttatgaaagaaATAAGTATAGAATAACCAAAAAGGTACCCTTTGGCAACAACAAAATGATCATCAATTTGTAAcatatagaaaattttaaattagcCATGAACATATCATAAAATTTGTCTATAATTCGAGAATGATCGAAAAGTTCTGAGTTGACTCCATTTGTTGGAAAATTTGGAGAATCATTTAACCAAGAGAACAATTGAGAGTAGTTTAAGATAtatttgtttttattaattCAGGGAATATTGTGACCATGCTTCTCAATGACCTCCTGAAGGCACAGGCAATTAGGATTCTGATGGGCTGGGCTGGTTTGGAGGCCCATTTAACAAATACAACTAGATCCAACATAGAAAGAGTCTCTCATGCATACTGAAAATGCAATGCAACTTAAAGTTGTCTTGCATCCACTCGagtagaatttattttatttggaagGCTACAAGTTCAAAGAAATTGTGTGGTCGGATGTGACTGCAACAGATGGAATCATTCTGTAAATGAGATAGTGGGATCCTGattattatgcaatattaatttttttttttaacattcttATATGGAACCGTacatttaatcaacttattaaaTACGACTGTGCTGTGATAGTTTTTGTATGTACCAAATTTTAGCAATAATTGTGATTAAAATTTAGAGTAAAATATAAAaacctctctgactttttttatattattatacttataccaaataatttataaaatctataCTTATATCCATCTAGTTAAATTAACGATGTTAGTGAAACTACTTACCTCATAGAAAAAGTTGAAATTATCTTTAAGAATGACAAAGGCGGAAATTCTCAACCAGCAGTCTTTCTAAAGACACCACACTTCGTGAAGAAAATCAATAGAATTACCAACAAGTGGAAATTTTTAGGAAGGAAACATTAGCATTGAAAAGCTTTTATTTTTGGAGCAGAATGGACATGCAAAAGAAAACACATGATTTTATGAAATCCAGTGGATCAGAAAGCTCACCCGAAAATTACCAGAAGATCCCAttgatttaagaaaaacatacaACCATCTATCAAGACCCAAACTACATCGAAGCTTTCTCAAGACGCTTGAAATTTTTGCattacaaagaaaaagaatgctagaaatttttaattttggtCTCACCATCGCAGCAACAAAAAATCCTCTTACAAAATGCACTATTGATTTTTTTCATCGAAATTTTAACTATAAGATGcaccagaaaaaaaaactatgagGATTAATGCATGAAAGTTATAGCATAGCAATTATTTACAGAGTTCCTTAATTTACTTCTTCACAGTGCAAGAtgtaaatcttttttttctcttcgaaATTGtggcttttctaaaaaaaaaaaaaaaaagaaagaaaaagagtgaCTTTTAACACTACTCaatgttttaaatttttatttctttcttacttttattcattatttatttTCTCTTGCGTGCTGCATTGGTCCTTTCTTCGTTCCTATTTATGAAGCTTATCTTGAACAGGCAGAAATCTTTTGTGTATCTGATTTATCCATGGCTCCTAAGGTActtcttggcaaataaattaGCATTCTCTTAATTATCTACGAATCAGATAGAGATTTAGAGGGATCGCTGAGAACACTCAAGATACATTTGATTTGCGACTGGAATTGGAATTAGAATCGGAATCAGAATGTATTGAAATAGTTATCAGAATGGCCTTATTTTTCGATACATTTGGTTCGTGATTGAAATTGGAATCGAAATTGGAAAGAGATTTGAATACTATAGTTGAGAGTCGAAATTAGATTTTAGGGGATTAGGCTATTTTCATTCCCTCTAGAACCCGAATGGGAATAGAATCTCCTCCAACCAGACTGTTAGAATAGAAGTAGCTCATTTTCATTCTAGAGCCCAATCCCCCGAACCAAACATATCCTTAAATAATTCGATATCGAATGGATTCAAACAAGAGAGAATGGATAGCAGAGCACAGCTTGACGAATTGAATAGGCCTTCATGTTGCTTTTGTTTAAGCTGGAGTTCTTGGGGGTGTTTGGAATTCCCAGCAGATTAGGAGGTGAGGGAGGCTTTCTATCCGTCACTTTTTGTTACCCTCTTCTACGATGTGGATGGGTGGATCGCATAGACAATTAGATCACATCAGGACCATACATGGACTAATCAGAGGGCCATAACGTAAATGTCAACAGAGAGTCGGGAATAGAGAATCTGCACTCATAATTAGCACTAATTTTATAAGATATTGTGAAAAGTTTCTATCGAACTTTTCATCAATGTAAAATGTAAACAAATGTAGCCAAAATGATTATGGATGACATTTTTTGTGAGACATTTGCCAGTGCTTAGTCATTGCACGTACTCATATCTTTtgtaaaatcaaaattaatataataataattaccaAATAATGAGCTTAAAAGGTGTGTGTTATCTTGCACTATCTAGCTTATTGGACTTTTCTGTCTACTAAAAGAATGCTTCCTTCCATTTCATTTTGTTTGGTTTCTCTCATAAATTGATTCCATATCCGATGAACttcaaatttttcatgaatACATAAAGATCTAATATTTGATACATGAAGGAGATGtctcagaaaaataaaaagaattctttattttaaaaaaagagataatTTTGAGTAAGTTAGTACCCATCCCAAGGCTTGTAATAGTTCATCGCCGATTCAATTACCCTCGACAAGAATATTTTTGCATGATACACAAAAGAATAAATCTAGGCCTTCCGTGCTAATAGCAATTATCGAGATTCCATCTTTTCACTATTTTCATAATATTTCGACCTGATAATAGGCAAAGACGgcaccaaatggatgtgaaattcTTTCCTCAAGCATCCGCATTTTCGGTATTTGCAGCAGTGGTGGATTGTTGAGAAGTTGGTGAATCTGAAGTattcataaaataaattatttaaaatatagaCAAATAGTCATCTTTATAaatttaatcaaaataatatttctttatttacTTAAGATTTAAGAAGCAATGTTGTGTGACtaataaacaaaaacaaaatttatgcattaatattataGAATGTCATCGAGTTACTGTACATTATAATGGATTGTAGAATATAGGTTGGAAAAAATTATGCagcaatatatttattaataatttaagTATTTATGGTCAAAATGACACCACAAACTATTTGCATCCATAATCAATACATATAGTTAAAGTTATTAACACTAAATGCATTCAAGCCATTCCTCGACTGAGCAAATAATCTTATATTTAGAgcataataataaaaagaaatataaaaaataaaatccagaATCTATGAAGTGGCACCTGAAATATCCATgtctttattcttttctttaacAATTTTCTTAAATGATCGCATTTTTCAATcctctttttttaattatcatAAACATGAATAACTAATATAGTTGTTGAGATAATCAACATCAAGTTAATGATTATTTTTTATGTAAAAAATTGCTTATCTATTTACAGAATCCTCTTTTTATGCTTCATACTCAAACTCATTATAATAAGACAACCAGCAAATTACCTTGGTCCAATGGTGTAGTTTAAATTTGTTAAAGcataaaagatttcaaattcaaacaaatATGTCCAAATTTTCTACTTTGGTTTTTTTCCTAGGTGGAACATATTCTCAAACCAAACCTCCCTTCCTCCGGAAACTCAAATCTTGGAAaatggggaaaaaaagaaaagaaaagttagTATGACATTTTCACATCAACTATTGGCCAAGAGTGTGTATTAGGaagttaaaaattataaattatacaAATCAGAGTAATAACAACAAATGAAAAGGTtggagaactagaacataaatatatatttctaGTTTAACTAGTTTTGCTGCATTGGGTTAGTATTAGAATTGACAAGGACTTTAAATTCTAGAGATTTTAGACTATCATTGCTTAAAATTAGTAATCACATAATCATataaagatatattaaccataacaaaaaaagagaaaaaaacaacCAAGAACAATAACTTACACAGTAAATTTTAAACATACATGAAACATAATTATCTGATtgtagaaacataatttaattgATAATTTTGTAAAAAAAGTATAAGGAGATATTAAAAGTAagatagaaagaaaatatattaaatgacTTTGAGTATGTAGAATAGGATATGAAATCTAATCTACAAGGTAATCAATTGTCAAGCCACAACTCTTCCAGGAGTCTTCAATATTTGACTATTTAATTTGTCTATTATTAGAAAATATCATCTGTTAGAAAAATTAGAGCTACTTCTTTGTATACAACTAATTTCTTTTAATTAACAAAGCATGCACATATACACAAACATGCACATATATGGGCATCCTTACTTTCCAACATGTATAAATTTCTGAATATTTACTATCTTATTTTATCCACATATAATTTAAAGACAAATGGTCAAACAAATTGACAAGCTACgctaataaaaaataacaaacTCAAAAGTTAATTTCAACTAACATGGGTCAATCTTTGATtttaaatctatttattaaaacaTAAACAAAAGTTATCCATCTTGATCGAACTAATATGAATGAAGACAACACAatatcataattttttaaatcttAGGATTAGCATAAGATGATAAGAAAAGTTAGATATGAGTATCTACATCTTGTACCTAGAAAGATTTTGTTGATGCCATCATAGATACAAATTCCATTTGCATAGTTCAGCTTTATATAGCATATTTCACCCCATGTATTCTTATTACCACTAAATATAGATTTTTGTCGAAATCTTAGAATTACAGAATATGGTTTAAAAAGAGTGAACCAAAAAATACGAGATATGACTTGTCCATTAAGATCAAAATAATGTTATCATGCCATCTCCCTTCAAAGGTGTCAAAAAATAAGCTATGTAAAACTTTGCTTCATTTGAGATATGTTCAAACATTATATAGGAGCTCTTGAAAATACTATTAGGCATGTCCTATACAAATTAAATTATGCATTCTAATCTTGACTTATTATAATTAATGTTTAGAAATAAGCTAATCCATTACATTTTTCACCCTCTAGCCATGACTTCTAGCAACTTGAGTTAAGCCAATCTGAGCTCCTTAGCCTGCCTAACCATAGATAATTTATAAGCACCAGTAAAAGCTTGAGCAAACATGTCAAAATATGCAACAACTGATGTTGTAATATAAGTATAGAAAGTAATTATAAGGCTTAAAAGAAGTTACCTATCATGTTTGAGGGTTGCCTTCCATGTGGAGGGGGTGGGAGTTGGAAGGTATAGGGTTGTGAGGATGAAGGTGAGATGGATCCCTCAACAGAGACCATAGGATATCGCATATATGGTGGGTGAGGACTTTGTGGTGCTGATGAAAAACTTGCTCTTGGAGTAGCCATTATGCACCCCATTTGGGGATAATGATATGGCATACCTATAGtcgatgatgaagaagaaccaTACAACTGATGGTAGTACCGTGGTGTCATCTGAGGGTTGTACATAGCCTGCTAATTAACACATTTTACAATCAAAATCAATATATACAAATGCATAAATAATAAGGGACAACTACCTTTAATCACAATATATAATAACTTTCATGCATTTTCACTCCTTGATCTCTTTTTAATAGATTTGCTTCCTTGTGACAAAGATTTTGTTACATGAAGTAATTAATACTTAATGCCTATTTCTTATTACAAACCGTGATCCAAAAGAAATTATCATGTAAATATATGCAATACGGATAATTTAATAAACTTATGCCGTATTGAGATTTAAGTAATTTGGCACTTCAGTATGAGACTGGTTTAAGGAGTACGCAATTAGCAAGCATGAAAGGGTGCGTAAGAAAAAGCAACTAACTTGTTGGTATCCGTAATCAGCCGGGTAGTACCTGCAAAGTAAACACAATCAATGCGTAAGAAAATATGCATgcattaagagagagagagagagagagcatggaAGTCTGGCCTGCATGACCCAAGTGGCCTCACAATTAGACCATAAACTAGCAACCTAGGATTAAGAACTTGACCCGAATGCGAGAAAATAGGAAGGGGGTATCTTATTTGATTGGagcttttaaagaagaaaaaatgaaatttttttttttgtgtttcatGTGAAAGAAAAATTCATACATCTTTCCTAAAAAAATAGATGTTTAATCGAACATATGCGGCTATAGAATGTGCTACTTTTTCATAATCAACCAAACATATCAAAACCATTTTTCCAAACATGATATTCTTAGGAACCATCTTTCTAGAAAAAACATTCGGAAAAGTTCTTCCCGTAAATCAAACGAGTCAATGTATCTACTTTGGAAACCCACGGATGCACCATATGAGATTGCATTAGAGTATGACATAGAAAGAGCTGCAAAGCCCATTGGCCTAGACCGAGCGATCAGCCCAAATCAAGCCGACCTAAATGAACAGTATGGGTCCCCTTGGATGCATGATGTGAGGCAAGCAACCACATGGGAACGTAGCAGGAGCCATTTATTTGCTCCCTCCATGTCCATGATGGATCTATAGAGAGGGACCGCTGGGTTGAATGCTGGCTCCATTAAATGGGCTCTCTCCTTGTGTCCCATGCACAGAAAAGGATGGGGCCCATCCTTTGAAGTAGAGATTAGATACCAAAATTGTAGGGTACTCACCCAAAATGGGTAGGGTAgaggactggaggaggaggtggtATTTGGGTTGGCAACCTGCTATATGATGGGCCCAGAGCCTGAGATGGGCCCTGATAAGCGCTCCCAACTAGATTTCTCCCTGCAGAACAAAATCTCCATGAATTCAAAagccaccaaaagaaaatctcatAAATAATAAACTATATAAAGACCCACATCCATttactaagaaaaaaaaaaattgattagtgCTACAATCTATCATCATCTGTCAACTATTGGAGTTGAGCTAGCCTTTGGCTCAATTGAGCTTGGCACATTTGATTGTCTCCTTGTAGCCGGTTTATCTGCGTATCCTAGGCTCCAAGATTGACTTAGCTTAGCTCACATGAAATTGGCTTAGTTAAGCACATAGCATGTAATTCAGATATTGCCCGATAATAATAGCCTAGTATCAATAAATACAAACCTTCAAATACTTAGCAAATGGTTGCTAtcgaagaaaatataaaataccaTGTACACATTGGAAACCCTAAACCTGCAATTGTAACTAATTTAATAATGATAATATGATAATGGATAACTTAAATGGCACTCTTGTTTCTTTGTAATCCACTTTCATTGACCTACAAGGGACGACTGCCGAatagttttttttaaatagataaCTTTATCGATTTGTATAAGTTAACCTCATTATGATAATCATCATGAGCTGGCTAGGGAAACAGATCAGATCATCACTAAAAAAAATGGTGACATTATTAATGTCTACAATATAATCACATAATTATCATCTATACCTAGTCAATCCCCACCCTAGCTTGGCTCAAGCTCATGTGGCCAAATGAGTCCAACTCAACAAACTATTATTGCCCTGCTGGCTCAGCCCACGGCCCCACATGGTGGGTCTCGATCCTGTGGGCTGGTAACCCTAGCTGCTGGGGCCCACCAGTGTCGCATCCCTCGTGGCCTCGTGGCCAATGGCCTCTTTGAGATGGGAAGCAGTAAGCTAGAacagcactttttttttttcatatcatgtaatcttgttttttttttctctctctctctccaacatAATAATATCACTGTACTACTTttgtaaaataaattgatatatagATTTTTTAAAGGCAGTACCTCGAGGGGGAGACGGGCGAGGCCGGCCCATGGAAGCGATGTTGCAGTTGGCTCGCCGCCCGTCGATGACCGGGTTGGGGTCCGCCACGGACCGCCTGGCCGAGTCCGGGTCACGAAACGTCACCTGCCCGTAGCCATTCACAGACCCTCTTCCAATGTTAGCAAAAACCGCTGTGGAATTGGAAACACACCCCAAAAACAACAATCTGAACAAAATGAACATCCATTTATCGCTCCCTCCCCCTTTCTTGCCTCCTCCATTTTCAGAGGCATCACATCATGTTTCATTCCTAAGTACACATATTTTTCTCACTTAATCTAGGAATTTGtggatccatatatatatagatgttcattccatgaaaaaaaagagaaaaaacaacATAAGGTGGGACTAAATCTCACCTTCTTGGATAATCTTGTTTTCACAAAGGttactagagagagagagagagcataaaAGTTGACAAATATCTTGGATGATATTGGAGATTCTAAGAGGAGATGGAGGCAACTCAGATAGTTTTTTGTTCTCTTCAAccaggaaaaagagaaaagtctAGGAAAAGATGCATCGACTTGTAAACTATTCTACAAGAAAAAGAGTTCAAAGCCAATAGTTTTAGACAGATCATGATGAAATTAGTGAGGActgaggaggggggggggggagagagagagagagagctctcaCAAAGCCATA
Coding sequences within it:
- the LOC103707943 gene encoding protein PHOSPHATE-INDUCED 1-like → MAYFLSNKIAPFLLLLLVGFADESCGSRKLASLYQPPPSLLTYHKGALLQGNIPISILWYGNFTPAQKAIISDFLLSLTPQPHQEPTSTTTTPSVSKWWNAVDSLLQRAGKKKTHMSLANQISDEHCSIGKLLKSSQLPELASKANPTKAGVALVLTAEDVAVEGFCMSSCGSHGSLAGPGAAYVWVGNSASQCPGQCAWPFHQPVYGPQGPPLVAPNGDVGADGMVINIATLLAGTVTNPFGDGYFQGDAGAPLEAGAACRGVYGKGAYPGYAGELPVDAGTGGSYNAEGVNGRKYLVPAMLDPATSSCSPIV
- the LOC103707942 gene encoding RNA-binding protein 38 isoform X2; this translates as MASSSPSSSSSSSYRSRFGDTTLTKVFVGGLAWETPTEELRRYFEQFGEILEAVVITDKNTGRSKGYGFVTFRDPDSARRSVADPNPVIDGRRANCNIASMGRPRPSPPRGRNLVGSAYQGPSQALGPSYSRLPTQIPPPPPVLYPTHFGYYPADYGYQQAMYNPQMTPRYYHQLYGSSSSSTIGMPYHYPQMGCIMATPRASFSSAPQSPHPPYMRYPMVSVEGSISPSSSQPYTFQLPPPPHGRQPSNMIDSPTSQQSTTAANTENADA
- the LOC103707942 gene encoding RNA-binding protein 38 isoform X1, yielding MASSSPSSSSSSSYRSRFGDTTLTKVFVGGLAWETPTEELRRYFEQFGEILEAVVITDKNTGRSKGYGFVTFRDPDSARRSVADPNPVIDGRRANCNIASMGRPRPSPPRGRNLVGSAYQGPSQALGPSYSRLPTQIPPPPPVLYPTHFGYYPADYGYQQQAMYNPQMTPRYYHQLYGSSSSSTIGMPYHYPQMGCIMATPRASFSSAPQSPHPPYMRYPMVSVEGSISPSSSQPYTFQLPPPPHGRQPSNMIDSPTSQQSTTAANTENADA